One Solanum lycopersicum chromosome 4, SLM_r2.1 DNA window includes the following coding sequences:
- the AS gene encoding argininosuccinate lyase (The RefSeq protein has 5 substitutions compared to this genomic sequence) translates to MESLLISSSSSLTTSPIFSSSKHALTPKPQSLSFNSNARLVLFTCAAQQMNSPPSTAATTAEKEVKLWGGRFEESVTDAVEKFTESISFDKALYKQDIMGSKAHASMLAKQGLMSDIDRDTIIKGLEEIERQIEAGEFVWRTDREDVHMNIEAALTDLVGEPAKKLHTARSRNDQVATDFRLWCRDAIDGIISRIKNLQIAMVELALQNEDLIVPGYTHLQRAQPVLLQHLLLAYVEQLERDAGRLLDCRARVNFCPLGACALAGTGLPIDRFMTSDALGFTAPMRNSIDAVSDRDFVLELLSANSITAVHLSRLGEEWVLWASEEFGFLTPSDKVSTGSSIMPQKKNPDPMELVRGKSARVIGDLVSLLVLCKGLPHAYNRDLQEDKEPVFDSVKAIVGMLEVSAEFAQNVSFNRERIQKALPAGHLDATTLADYLVKKGIPFRTSHDIVGRSVALCVSRNCELQDLSLDELNSLHPIFDKDVYEYLGVENSIKKFRSYGSTGSACVAGQLDYWIDKLSISRER, encoded by the exons ATGGAGTCACTGttaatttcttcatcttcttctttgacAACTTCCCCCATTTTCTCTTCATCCAAACACGCCCTTACTCCTAAACCCCAAAGCCTCTCTTTCAACTCCAATGCTCGTTTAGTATTGTTCACCTGTGCAGCGCAGCAGATGAATTCACCACCCTCTACGGCGGCGACGACGGCGGAAAAGGAGGTGAAGCTATGGGGTGGCCGTTTCGAAGAGAGCGTTACCGATGCTGTGGAGAAGTTTACTGAGTCCATTTCGTTTGATAAAGCTCTCTATAAACAGGATATCATGGGTAGTAAAGCTCATGCCTCAATGCTTGCTAAACAG GGATTGATGAGTGATAGTGATAGAGATACTATCATAAAAGGTCTTGAGGAGATAGAGAGGCAAATTGAGGCAGGTGAATTTGTATGGAGAACAGATAGAGAGGATGTGCATATGAATATTGAAGCAGCACTTACTGATTTGGTTGGTGAACCTGCCAAAAAGCTTCACACTGCCCGGAGTAGAAATGATCAGGTTGCAACTGATTTTCGCTTGTGGTGCCGTGATGCTATTGACGGAATCATTTCACGCATTAAGAATCTTCAG ATTGCAATGGTTGAATTAGCTCTCCAAAATGAGGATCTTATTGTTCCTGGATACACTCATCTGCAAAGGGCCCAACCTGTTCTGTTGCAACACCTTCTCTTAGCATATGTTGAACAG CTAGAGCGTGATGCTGGTCGCTTATTAGATTGCAGAGCAAGGGTGAATTTCTGCCCTCTAGGTGCATGTGCATTAGCTGGCACTGGTCTTCCCATTGATAGGTTTATGACGTCTGATGCATTGGGATTTACTGCCCCCATGAGGAACAG CATTGATGCAGTTTCAGATCGAGATTTTGTGCTGGAGTTACTTTCTGCTAATTCCATCACTGCTGTTCATCTCTCTCGCCTGGGTGAAGAATGGGTATTGTGGGCATCCGAAGAATTTGGTTTCTTAACCCCTAGTGATAAAGTTTCCACTGGAAGCAGTATAATGCCCCAAAAGAAGAATCCAGATCCAATGGAGCTTGTTCGTGGAAAATCTGCTAGAGTCATAGGGGACTTAGTTTCACTTCTTGTGTTGTGCAAGGGACTTCCTCATGCTTACAATCGCGATTTGCAG GAAGACAAGGAGCCCGTATTTGATAGTGTGAAGGCAATAGTTGGGATGCTTGAAGTCTCAACAGAGTTTGCACAGAATGTTTCCTTTAACCGAGAGAGGATACAAAAAGCACTACCAGCTGGTCATCTTGATGCCACTACACTCGCTGATTACCTTGTGAAAAAG GGAATACCTTTCAGAACTTCTCATGACATAGTCGGGAGGTCTGTCGCTTTGTGTGTTTCCAGAAACTGTGAGCTTCAAGAACTTAGCCTTGATGAGTTGAACAGTCTACATCCGACATTTGACAAGGATGTCTACGAATATCTAGGGGTcgaaaattcaattaaaaaattcagGTCATATGGCTCCACAGGTTCCGAATGTGTTGCTGGTCAGCTTGATTACTGGATTGATAAGCTTAGTATCAGCAGAGAGAGGTAA
- the LOC101246712 gene encoding pentatricopeptide repeat-containing protein At2g29760, chloroplastic-like — translation MSANSLRKLLSKFESLFTIPFDLSTSAIADHPFLHFTHLLSSCHSLPALKQLHTLVLTTGYHKNLLICTKIVSLACFLSPTMDYARKLFDQMPQRDVFAWNTLIRGYSNLGPCQESIFLYKEMHLQGVLPDNYTFPFVLRSCSVLSALKEGREIHCNIIKHGFESDVFVQSSLISLYAQSGETLDSELVFDQMRVRNIVSWTAMIAGYVQNGIHEKGLGVFLKMVDSGTLPNAITLVSVLPACARLDCLDLGMLIHGYSIKLGVETDVSLVNALVAFYGKCGLVDVAWSLFDQMKEHSVVSWNAIIAAYEQNDVGSSTIKLFHRMLDQGVEFDYITVVTVISACARLGALGTGKWIHELVKSRGLEWNVPITNALIDMYAKCGSIESARDVFDRLPIRSVVSWSSIIGACASHGHGRDALELFSRMKEEGVPPNSFTFTAVLTACRHSGLVEEGRKHFESMRMEYSIVPGVEQCACMVDLLGRSGQLLEAYEFIENMPIEPDADVWGALLGACRIHGNLEMAEYVADRLFDFNPQAVPFYILMKNIYAEAGRWDDVARLKFLLEELEVEKIPGKSSVEINRRIHTFLSGSRISNFSRVPPREYVQLK, via the coding sequence ATGTCAGCCAATTCTCTAAGGAAATTACTCAGCAAGTTTGAGTCCCTCTTCACCATACCGTTTGACTTGTCTACTTCTGCCATTGCTGACCACCCATTCCTCCATTTTACCCATCTTTTAAGCTCATGTCATTCCCTCCCAGCCCTCAAACAGTTGCACACTCTGGTCTTGACAACTGGTTACCACAAAAACCTCCTAATATGCACAAAGATTGTATCTTTAGCTTGTTTTTTATCGCCCACAATGGACTATGCACGAAAACTGTTCGACCAAATGCCTCAAAGAGATGTCTTTGCTTGGAACACCTTGATTCGGGGATATTCCAATCTGGGTCCTTGTCAAGAATCCATCTTTCTTTATAAAGAGATGCATTTACAGGGAGTTTTACCTGATAACTATACATTCCCTTTTGTACTTCGTTCTTGCTCTGTGTTGTCAGCTTTGAAGGAAGGTAGGGAAATACATTGTAACATAATTAAACATGGGTTTGAATCTGATGTGTTTGTGCAGAGTTCTTTGATTAGTCTGTATGCGCAGAGCGGGGAGACGTTGGATTCGGAGTTGGTGTTTGATCAAATGAGAGTGAGGAATATAGTTTCTTGGACTGCGATGATTGCAGGGTATGTGCAAAATGGAATTCATGAGAAGGGATTAGGAGTTTTTCTCAAAATGGTTGATTCGGGTACTCTACCGAATGCTATTACTTTGGTGAGTGTGCTTCCTGCTTGTGCACGGTTGGATTGTTTGGATTTGGGAATGTTGATTCATGGATATAGTATTAAGTTAGGGGTGGAAACAGATGTTTCACTAGTTAATGCTTTGGTTGCATTCTATGGGAAGTGTGGACTAGTTGATGTCGCTTGGTCTTTGTTTGATCAAATGAAGGAGCATAGTGTGGTTTCATGGAATGCAATAATTGCTGCTTATGAGCAAAATGATGTTGGTTCCTCCACAATAAAGCTATTTCATAGAATGCTAGATCAAGGGGTAGAGTTCGATTATATTACAGTAGTTACTGTTATTTCAGCTTGTGCCAGGTTGGGGGCTCTAGGTACTGGAAAATGGATTCATGAGCTTGTCAAAAGCAGAGGTTTAGAATGGAATGTTCCAATCACAAATGCACTAATCGATATGTATGCAAAATGTGGGAGTATAGAATCGGCAAGAGATGTTTTTGACAGGTTGCCTATTAGAAGTGTGGTTTCCTGGTCATCAATTATAGGGGCTTGTGCTTCACATGGTCATGGGAGAGATGCTCTTGAGTTGTTTTCAAGGATGAAAGAAGAAGGAGTCCCACCTAATAGCTTCACCTTCACTGCTGTATTGACAGCTTGTCGACATTCAGGTCTTGTCGAGGAAGGGAGGAAGCACTTTGAGAGCATGAGAATGGAATACTCGATAGTGCCAGGGGTGGAGCAATGTGCTTGTATGGTGGATCTTCTAGGACGATCAGGACAACTTCTTGAGGCTTATGAATTTATAGAGAACATGCCTATTGAGCCTGATGCGGATGTTTGGGGAGCTTTGCTTGGTGCTTGCAGAATTCACGGCAATCTTGAGATGGCAGAATATGTAGCAGATCGACTATTTGATTTCAATCCCCAGGCAGTACCTTTCTACATACTCATGAAAAATATCTATGCTGAAGCCGGAAGGTGGGACGATGTAGCTAGGTTGAAATTTTTGTTGGAAGAATTGGAAGTGGAAAAGATTCCTGGTAAAAGTTCAGTTGAGATAAATCGACGGATTCACACATTTTTGTCTGGGTCAAGGATTTCAAACTTCTCAAGAGTTCCACCCCGCGAATATGTTCAACTGAAGTAA